From a region of the Solanum stenotomum isolate F172 chromosome 2, ASM1918654v1, whole genome shotgun sequence genome:
- the LOC125854482 gene encoding putative lysine-specific demethylase JMJ16 isoform X4, translating into MGTELVRHCIKEEDMDISAIPPGFESLAPFTLKQVENNRLMINQSSTASESKSDRSQVETSIEGHEDGKMMKSLRRKPGVNYGKYEKSSEDESGSDQNTSVRPSLPKGVIRGCEGCLNCQRVTARWRPEEASRPDLGDAPVFYPTEEEFEDTLTYMASIRTKAEAYGICRIVPPASWKPPCPLEEKIIWEKSKFATRIQRIDKLQNRDSMRRMWEANIHKKKKRRRCSKPGVDLGNGSVDNRNLSDADRFGFEPGPEFTLDAFQKYADDFKAQYFRQSEGQCPSLENIEGEYWRMVEKPTEEIEVLYGADLETGVFGSGFPKHDHQVGSFDTKYVNSGWNLNNFPRLTGSVLTYESSDISGVLVPWLYIGMCFSSFCWHVEDHHLYSLNYMHFGAPKMWYGVPGADASKLEAAMRKHLPDLFEEQPDLLHKLVTQLSPSILKSEGVPVYRCVQNPGEFVLTFPRAYHAGFNCGFNCAEAVNVAPVDWLPHGQNAIEHYREQGRKTSISHDKLLLGAARDAVKAHWELNLLRKNTSNNLRWKDVCGKDGVLSKALKNRVEMERVRREFLCNSSQALKMESTFDATNERECSVCFFDLHLSAAGCHNCSPDKYACLNHAKQLCTCSWGAKFFLFRYDINELNVLVDALEGKLSAIYRWARQDLGLALSSYVNKERQVAGSASKLSLKPEESVLKEASAGLSIASTNKEKDDGTSALLMRASSSAFSLHKEKQSREPLALESIKASSMPDNTSHGIEGAQNGFQGKSESLKVVPAYRTPVTLLSVEGGSCHKKLSTDKCEVKGTSSLDDVVILLSDDEGDEMGNSDKPVPTTSIESMKVEDNSKDEIHRGPNQDTHSFVGGSSVNMDIDKHAQGPQVTKGTSGGNIRDADTCPQSRQPFDCKPNKEGSQNKAMECAQPLSGDSPVSQNNLDRGFRQKGPRIAKVVRRLSCNVEPLDYGVIQPGKLWCDNRVIYPKGFRSRVRYIDVLDPTNMSHYVSEVVDAGRDGPLFMVSLERCPSEVFVHLSPVKCWDMVRERVNQEILKQHKLGKPKLLPLQPPGSVEGMEMFGFSTTEIVQAIQDMDVNRVCSEFWKSKPLMQTVQSSLVVDRSKLNIKSEISNDPTGVDTVLSGLLKKANCEELHALNNLLKTNNLIPNQGLMTRLLNEEIDKRGR; encoded by the exons ATGGGGACCGAACTTGTTAGACATTGcatcaaagaagaagatatggACATTTCAGCAATTCCACCTGGTTTTGAGTCACTTGCACCCTTCACCCTAAAACAGGTGGAAAATAATCGACTAATGATTAATCAGTCATCCACAGCGAGTGAGTCAAAATCAGATAGAAGTCAGGTAGAAACAAGTATTGAAGGTCATGAAGATGGAAAGATGATGAAGTCACTTAGGCGTAAACCTGGGGTAAACTATGGGAAATATGAGAAAAGCTCAGAAGATGAATCTGGTTCCGATCAG AATACCTCTGTAAGGCCTTCACTTCCAAAAGGGGTCATCCGAGGATGTGAAGGGTGTCTCAATTGCCAAAGG GTAACTGCGAGATGGCGGCCAGAGGAAGCTTCTAGGCCCGATCTTGGGGACGCTCCAGTGTTCTATCCAACTGAAGAG GAATTTGAAGATACCCTGACATATATGGCTAGCATACGCACCAAAGCAGAGGCGTATGGAATTTGTCGCATAGTACCACCTGCTTCGTGGAAACCTCCATGCCCTCTTGaggaaaaaattatatgggAGAAATCCAAATTTGCTACCCGTATTCAGAGGATTGACAAACTTCAGAATCGAGATTCGATGAGAAGGATGTGGGAAGCTAATATtcataagaagaagaaaagaagaagatgctCAAAACCTGGAGTAGACCTGGGTAATGGTAGTGTTGACAATAGGAACCTTAGTGATGCTGATAGGTTTGGATTTGAACCTGGTCCAGAGTTTACTCTGGATGCATTTCAGAAATATGCAGATGATTTTAAGGCCCAGTACTTCAGGCAAAGTGAAGGACAATGTCCCTCATTGGAGAACATTGAGGGTGAATATTGGCGGATGGTCGAGAAACCCACCGAAGAGATTGAG GTGCTTTATGGGGCTGACTTGGAAACTGGAGTATTTGGAAGTGGGTTCCCTAAACATGACCATCAAGTTGGCTCTTTTGACACCAAGTATGTGAACTCAGGGTGGAACTTGAATAATTTTCCAAGGCTTACAGGTTCTGTTCTTACATATGAGAGCAGTGATATATCTGGTGTCTTGGTGCCTTGGCTGTACATAGGAATGTGCTTTTCATCGTTCTGTTGG CATGTTGAAGACCACCATTTATACTCATTAAATTACATGCATTTTGGGGCTCCAAAAATGTGGTATGGTGTGCCTGGAGCAGATGCATCAAAGTTGGAGGCTGCTATGAGGAAACACTTGCCTGATCTCTTTGAAGAGCAGCCTGACCTTCTTCACAAGCTG GTTACACAACTATCTCCCTCCATATTGAAGTCTGAGGGAGTCCCAGTTTATCGTTGTGTCCAAAATCCTGGAGAGTTTGTTTTGACCTTCCCAAGAGCATATCATGCTGGTTTCAATTGTGGCTTCAATTGTGCTGAAGCAGTAAATGTTGCTCCTGTTGATTGGTTACCCCATGGACAGAATGCAATTGAGCATTACCGCGAGCAAGGCCGGAAAACTTCCATATCCCATGATAAACTATTATTAGGAGCAGCTCGAGATGCAGTCAAAGCGCACTGGGAACTTAATTTATTGAGGAAGAATAcctcaaataatttaagatgGAAAGATGTTTGCGGAAAAGATGGAGTTTTGTCCAAAGCATTAAAG AACCGTGTTGAGATGGAGAGAGTCAGGAGGGAGTTTCTTTGCAATTCTTCACAAGCACTAAAGATGGAGAGCACTTTTGATGCTACTAATGAGAGGGAATGTAGTGTGTGTTTTTTTGATCTACACCTGTCCGCGGCGGGCTGTCACAATTGTTCGCCCGACAAATATGCATGCTTGAACCATGCAAAACAACTGTGTACTTGTTCCTGGGGTGCCAAATTTTTCCTCTTCCGTTATGACATCAATGAATTAAATGTACTAGTTGATGCTTTAGAAGGGAAATTGAGTGCAATTTATCGATGGGCAAGACAAGATCTTGGATTGGCTTTGAGTTCTTATGTAAATAAAGAGAGACAAGTTGCAGGGAGTGCTagtaaattatctcttaaaCCTGAGGAATCAGTGCTAAAAGAGGCAAGCGCAGGACTCTCTATAGCTTCCACGAACAAGGAAAAAGATGATGGAACTTCAGCACTCTTGATGAGGGCCAGCAGCAGTGCTTTTTCATTGCATAAAGAGAAACAATCCAGGGAGCCATTAGCTTTGGAATCAATCAAGGCGTCTTCTATGCCTGACAACACTTCTCATGGAATTGAGGGGGCACAGAATGGCTTCCAGGGCAAAAGTGAATCCTTAAAGGTGGTTCCTGCTTATAGAACTCCAGTTACTCTGCTGTCCGTTGAGGGTGGTTCGTgtcataaaaaattatcaacagaTAAATGTGAAGTGAAGGGAACTTCAAGTCTTGATGATGTTGTGATCCTGCTCAGTGATGATGAGGGAGATGAG ATGGGTAACAGTGATAAACCTGTCCCAACAACATCCATT GAGAGCATGAAAGTTGAGGATAATTCAAAAGATGAAATACATCGTGGACCTAATCAAGATACTCATTCTTTCGTTGGAGGTTCGTCTGTAAATATGGATATTGATAAACATGCCCAAGGCCCTCAGGTTACAAAAGGTACTTCTGGCGGTAATATCAGAGATGCAGATACTTGTCCCCAGTCCCGGCAACCATTCGACTGTAAACCAAATAAAGAAGGTAGTCAAAATAAGGCCATGGAGTGTGCACAACCTTTATCAGGTGACTCTCCCGTCTCTCAAAACAATTTGGACAGAGGTTTTCGCCAGAAAGGTCCTCGGATTGCAAAAGTGGTGAGGAGACTCTCTTGCAATGTGGAACCTCTGGATTATGGAGTTATCCAGCCTGGCAAGTTATGGTGTGACAACCGGGTTATTTATCCCAAGG GATTCAGGAGCCGGGTCAGATACATTGATGTTTTAGATCCAACAAATATGTCTCACTATGTTTCTGAAGTTGTAGATGCAGGACGAGATGGTCCACTGTTTATG GTTTCACTTGAGCGTTGTCCCAGTGAAGTGTTTGTTCACTTGTCCCCTGTCAAATGCTGGGATATGGTCCGCGAGAGAGTGAACCAAGAAATATTAAAGCAACATAAGTTGGGAAAGCCGAAGCTTCTGCCTTTGCAACCACCTGGAAGTGTTGAGGGCATGGAAATGTTTGGTTTTTCTACAACAGAGATTGTACAG GCCATTCAAGATATGGATGTAAACCGGGTATGTTCTGAATTCTGGAAATCTAAACCGTTGATGCAGACAGTACAATCTTCCCTAGTTGTGGACCGTTCAAAACTCAATATAAAATCCGAGATCTCAAATGATCCTACTGGAGTTGATACAGTTCTGAGTGGCCTACTTAAGAAGGCAAACTGTGAAGAACTTCATGCATTGAACAATCTTCTCAAAACCAATAATTTGATCCCTAATCAAGGTTTAATGACTCGGCTTCTTAATGAAGAGATCGATAAGCGAGGTAGATGA